One Triticum dicoccoides isolate Atlit2015 ecotype Zavitan chromosome 5B, WEW_v2.0, whole genome shotgun sequence genomic window carries:
- the LOC119307520 gene encoding uncharacterized protein LOC119307520, with translation MAALRCYSSTAAIIVPRRKICARASMDGCSSSESRQQASSLVSFACKVNKVYEDKNMGILCYTDENGELVCEGLDEGPRLTRRDMEKLSHEREPKNTAEDWRERALRIAGGIDWSGLQSAAATGKK, from the exons ATGGCTGCCTTGAGGTGCTACTCGTCTACTGCTGCAATCATAGTCCCAAGGAGGAAGATCTGCGCAAGAGCTTCCATGGATGGCTGCTCCAGTTCCGAATCCAGGCAACAAGCTTCTAGTTTGGTCAGCTTCGCCTGCAAGGTGAACAAG GTTTATGAAGACAAAAACATGGGCATCCTCTGTTACACGGATGAGAATGGTGAATTGGTGTGCGAGGGCTTGGATGAAGGCCCGAGACTAACGCGGCGAGACATGGAAAAACTGAGCCACGAGAG AGAACCGAAGAACACGGCAGAAGATTGGCGGGAGAGGGCGCTGCGGATCGCGGGCGGGATCGACTGGAGCGGCCTTCAGTCTGCTGCTGCCACGGGGAAGAAGTGA